From the Kallotenue papyrolyticum genome, the window CGGCCGTGGTAGCCGGTGCCGCGCCCGACAGGTGCGCGCCGTCGGTAGGCACGGGTTCGGGCGTGGTGCGCAGCTCAAGGTTGTTGGCCAGCGCCTGCATGGCGGCGTCTACCGTCAGGTGCGGATTGGCGGCGAAGTAGGCGCTGAGCTGGCTGACTTCGGCAGCGGAAAGGCCTTCATCGACGATCATGCGCGCCAGCTCGATCTGTGTCTGTGGATTGGCGATGCGCCGCAGGTGTTGCGCCTGCGTAACGCTCAGCTCGCCGCTGCGCAGCAGGTGCTGGACCTCCGCGGGCAGATCGAGCAGGCCCAGATAGCGCCGCACCGTGCGGGGCGCCAGACCGACCGCCGCCGCGACGCGCTCGTCGAGCTCGGCCTCGCTCAGGCGCTCATCGGTGGCTTTGAAGCGCTCGCGCAGGCGTCGGAACGAGCGCGCCTTTTCCATATCATTGAGGTCCTGGCGCTGGACGTTCTCGATCAATTGACGCAGCAGCAGATCATCGTCGCCGTCGAGCACGATGCAGGGCACGCGCTCCAGGCCGAGATGCAGCGCGGCTTGCTGGCGCCGTCCGCCATAGACGACCCGGTAGCGATCGCCGCCCAGCGCCACGACGCCCAGCGGTTGCAGCAGGCCATACTCGCGGATCGTTTCGGCCAGACCGGCAATGTCGCCGGCATCTTCGCGCACGCCCTCCGGATCGGGTTCCAGTTGGCGTGGATGGAGATAGACCAGTTGCATGCCTCACCTGTTGTGGTACACGTGTGCGACCAGGAGTATAGCACATGCTCACTGGCATGTAGCTTGCCCTGGACCCCGTGTTGCCGTAGAGGAGGAGCATCCTGCACGAGCGCATGGGCGCCACCGGGCCCGCACCGCTGCAGCCGCCGGACGCGCACGCCACCGCTGCGCCGCTCGAGCGCGAGGAGACCGAGCGCGGCTTGACCACCGACATCGGCGTTCCCCAACCGGGATCGCCGCTGGATGAGCAGGGCGGCGCGCCGCTGCCCGAGAGCGGCGGTCTGGCGGCCAACGATCCGGCTGCCGGCGGCGATCTAGCCGGGAGCGACCAGGTCGATCGCGCCACCGACGCGGGCGCCACGCTGCCAGAGCCCGCCACCGGTGCGCGCCGCCCAGGCGCGTCAGCCTCCGTCCTCAGGCGGGCAGTTGCGGCGCGGCGCCCATAATATGCGCGCCGGCATCGACGTAGATGATCTCGCCGGTCACGCCGCTGGCCAGATCGGAGCAGAGCCAGGCGGCGGTGTTGCCCACATCGTCGATCGTCACGCGCCGGCGCAGCGGCGCGAACTGCTCTTGCGCCTTGATCATGTCGCGAATGCCGGCAACCGCGCTGGCCGCCAGCGTACGGATCGGCCCGGCGCTAATGGCGTTGACGCGGATGCCGCGCGGTCCCAGGTCGGCGGCCAGGTAGCGCACCGAGGCCTCCAGCGCCGCTTTGGCCACGCCCTGCACGTTGTAGTTGGGATAGACCTGCTGCGAGCCGTGGTAGGTCATGGTGATGATCGCGGCGCGCGGCGTGAGCAGCGGCTCTGCGGCTTTGACCAGCGCGGTCAGCGAGTAGGCGCTGATCTCCAGCGCGATGCGAAAGCCCTCGCGCGTGGTGTTGAGGTAGGGTCCGCGCAACTCATCGGTCTTGGCAAACGCCGCGGAGTGGATCAGGATGTCTAGCTCGCCCCAGGTCTCGCGCACGCGCTCCATCACCGCGGCGATCTGCTCATCGCTGGCCAGATCGCAGGGCTCGATCAGCGCGGCGTTGAGGCTCTCGGCCAGCGGCCTGACGCGGCGTTCCAGCGCCTCGCCGAGGTAGGTGAAGCCAAGCTGCGCGCCCTCGCGGTGTAGCGCCTTGGCGATGCCCCAGGCAATCGAGTGGTCGTTGGCCACGCCAACGACCAGGGCTGTGCGTCCTTCGAGCAGTCCCATGGCATGCTCCCTTTGCTGAATGCGGCGTTATGATAGCCGAGGGCCGGCGATCGAACAAGCGCGGCCCTCGGCCCTCGACGCTGGCCGTATCCTTTGCCGGCGCCCATCGGTTATATGGCTAAACACCTTCCTGGCGTCGCCAGCAACCGCAGAGACAACCTATGGGTCGTTCCGACAGGCCCGTCCGGGGCCAGAGTCTCGTCGAATTCGCACTGATCGCCCCCCTTGCGCTGGCGCTGATCGTTGTACTGATCGAGTTGGGGGTGGTCTTCAGCGTGTACATCGCGCTGACCAATAGCGCGCGCGAAGGGGCGCGTGCCGGAGCGATCTACCGCTATCCCACCCCTGCAGCACTGTTCACGACGCCAACCTGCAACGCCGCCTGCCATCGGGCCACGGTAGACGCGGCGCGTCAGGCGGCTATGGACGCGGCGATCATGGAGACGCTCGGCCCGCTGATCCGCGTCAGCAACGTGGATGAGCTCGGCCCGCCGGCGCAGCGCTACCGCTACGAGGCGACGCAGGACACCGATGTGTTTCGTTACGGCAGCACGCTCACCGTGACGTTGGAATACACGCATCCCCTGTTTTTCAGGCTCTTCGGTTCGCAGTCGGTGCGCCTGCGCGCGCAGAGCGAGATGAAGATCGAGCCAGGAGGGCGCTGATGTTCGCGCTGTGTCGTCGCGGCCAGTCGCTGGTCGAGTTTGCCATCGCGCTGCCGCTGCTGGCGCTGCTGCTCAGTGGCCTGGTAGCCGTGGGCTGGTTCCTGTACGCGCATGTACAGGTTGCCAACGCGACGCGTGAAGCGGCGCGCGCCGGATCGCTCTACCTGAGCAATCGTTTCCACTACACCTCCTGTTTTGCGACGCCGTCGGCGCCCTGTCCGCCGGGCTATGGCACGGGCAGCCAGGCTGCCGGGGGTGCCGACTGCTGGACGCTGACGCAGTGGGTCGAGAACGCGCTGGTGGAGTTGCAGCGTACCAGCGGTGGTTGTCCGGCGGGCGGCTACAACACCGTGGTGCATGCCTTCGGCTTGTTGGCGCCGACCAAATGTCCGAACGCGACGGCAGGCGCGAACTGCTGGTGGCTGGAACCGCTCACCTACGACGATGGCACGGCGATTACCGGCCTGCCGCTGGCCGGGAAAGGCTTGAAGGTTGGCGTCACCTACCGCTATCAGTTGCCGTTGCTCGGCGGTCCCTTCCGGCTCGATCCGGTCAGCGTTCGCAAAGTCGTGATTATGCGCATCCAGAACCCATAGGAGGACGTGTATGCGTCGCTCCCACACGCGCGCTCCCGGCCAGGCGCTGGTCACCATGGTGGTCTTCGCCTTGGTGTTCTTGCTCTTTGTCGGCCTGGCGATCGACAGCGGCATGCTCTATCTGGAGCGTCGTCATCTCCAGAACATCGCCGATGCTGCCTGCTTGGCCGCAGCGACCGAGATCGCGCGCGGCGGGTCGGCGACGCAGGCCAAAAGCGTGGCCAATCAGTACATCATCAAGAATCTCGATGAGAACGCCAGAGCCGCCTTTCAACTGCCCGACCCGCTCAGCGCGATCGATTTTGTCAACGGCGTTCAGGGATCGGGAACCAACCTAACGCGCGGCATCGAGGTCAACGGCCGAGATGTTAGGGTGGCGGTGACCTTTCCGGCGTACACCTATTTTCTGCGGTTGGGCGGCATTCCGACCTACCGCGTGCTGGCGCGCGCGCATTGCGACGCGACGCAGGGCGGCGGCATCTGGCCGGTGGCGATCAACCGCTTTCCCGGCTACGAACAGGACGCGCCGAACAAACGCATCGGCGTGGCCAACGTGGGCGCGCCCCTGCCGCAGACCTACGGCAACGGCGCGGTGCCCAAGTACCTGATCGTGCGCGACGTGTTGCAGCGCCAGAGCGTGAACGACGGCATTCTCAATCGCGGACCGGGGCTGAACAGCGCCTGTGACGCCTCCATGAACCGCAACTGGTATGACTGGCCCGCGCTGGGCGACCCCGTGGCCAAGACCGGTCCCTACCGCGATTCGTGCGCGCCGGCGACCCCCGACGCGCCGGGGTATGAGGTCGAGATGGCGGGCAACGGCGCCAACCCCAACAACGGCAGCGGCGCGACCTCCTACACCGGGCCGCTGTTGCTGGATGCGCGCCAGATCTCGTTCACGCCGCGCCTGTTCTACAACGGTCAGTCGGCGCAGACCTCCACCAACACCTGGAAGGACATCATCGTCAAGTACATCCTGACACACTACCCCGGCCCGGACGTACTGCCGGGCCAGGAGCTGGGCGTGGTCAACGGCGTCAACTCCGGGCAGATCCTGGACGCCATTCGTGATAAGTACAACGTCGGCGATGAGGTGACGGTGCTGATCTACAACGGACAGCTCTACCTCAATCCCGACTTTCAGCTCGCGGTGGTCTGTCAGGCGGGGCAGGGCCCGACCGCGGGCGCGTGCAACAACGACGGCAGCAACAACGGCAAATTTGTGGTGCGTCCGGCGCCGCCGACGCCGCTGATCAATCCAACGACCTGCACCTACGATGGGCGCTACTTCATCGGCGACGTGAACGCGCCCACCGTGGGGCCGCCCCTGGATGCCGCTCACATCGCGCCGAGTGGTTCGTTGCGCCCGGCGATCTATGTCGTCCAGTTGCGTCCGGTGCCGAACAACGCCTATGCCACCACCGTGCGGCTGACGGCACGGCTGTCGGGCGCCAACGCCACCGCGACCCACAGCGCAGGCGATGCGGAGGGCTTCGGACAGCTCAAGGTGAAGTGGGAATGGCCCGGCGGGTCTACGGGCTGGCAGGCGCCGGATGTGCCAGTCGATGTGGACATGCCGCTGCCTGGCGGTGTGGATGTGCGCCTGAGCGTGATCCAGACCGCGACCGAGCAAGTGCCGTGCGATCCGCTCGATCCGAGCAAGCCCCAGATCAGCGTGCCCAAGCGCGTCGCCGGCGCGCATACGCTACAGGTGATCGGGCGTTCGGTCGGCGGCAGCGCCACCTCGCGCGAACACAGCGCCTATGGCGTGTTGGGCCTGCAGCCCTACCCCAACGATTACTTCCTGTCGTTTATCAACGACCCCAACGGCATGGTCAAGAATGTCGGGCCGCAGGTGGATCTCCAGGCCGCGTTGCAACTGATCGACGCCAACTCGCCGTCGGGCACCGCGCTCAAGTGGAGCGAGATGGCGCACAGCTACGCCGTCGCCTGGTACCGCAACGGCGCGCCCTACCCCGGCACGCCGCCAGGCATGAGCGCGCAGTTGGATCGCAGTGGTCAGGACCCGGTGCTCAAGGTGCAAGTGACGCCCGGCACGGTCGCGGTCGGCGAGTACGACATCGATCTTGAAGTCTATGGCAAAAACAGCGCGCCGATCACCCACTCGACGCGCTTCCACCTGCGCGTCGAGGAGGATCTCAATGCCAGCATCGACGCGTGGGTTGTCGCGCTGTGTTACGCGCGCTTCCGCATTACCGATATGGGACCGCCCAACGACGTGATCAAAGGGCGGGCGATCTCCGGCTGTCTGGCGCCGGAGCAGGTTACGGCGGGGCTGACCGCGCGCCTGATCCCGTGGTAGGCGGGGCAGGCGCGTCAGGGGCAGCGCTGTCCGTTGGCATTGGTCGTCGTTGTAGCTCTCAGCGCGCAACCGCCGCGCTGGATCAGGGCAAAAGGGGAAGCTGGCTATGGGCCGTCGTCGTGGTTGGATTTTGATCGTTTTGGGCCTGGTGCTGGCAGTGGCGACCGGCACGATGGTGTATTACCTGTTGCAACAGGCCGCCCCGGTAACGGCGGTGACGCCACCACCGCCTACGCCCATACCGACGAAACAGGTACCGGTGGCGGCGCGGCTGCTGCCAGCAGGCACGACGATCACCGTCAGCGATATCGTCAGCCGCGAGCTACCGCTCGACCTGCCGCTGCCCGGCATCATCACCGATACCGGCGCGCTGCTCAACCAGCTCGTGGTCGAGCCGATCCAGCAGGATGAGTTCTTCCGCCCCGCGCAGCTGCGCGGCGGAGATCAGGGACCACTCAGCAAAGAAATTCCGGAGGGACGCGTGCTGGTGGCCTTTCCGGTGGCCGATCTGCTCAACCAGAGCAAAGTGATCCGCGAGGGCGATCACCTCGATCTGCTGTTGACCCTCGACGTCAGCGAGGAGACGCCCACCGAGACGCGCCAGGGCAAGGCCACCAACTACACGCTGCAGAATCTGCGCGTCTTCCGCATCGTGCGCGATCAGCCGACCGAGGACAATCCCAATCCCGAACCGAAGGCGCTGCTGATCGACATGACGCCGCAGGATGCTGTGATCCTCAAGTTCGTCAAGGACAACGGCGGCACGATCGATTTCACGCTGCGCTCGCCGCTGGACACCAGCACCTTCAGCACCGAGGCGATCACGCAGGACTATCTCTTCGACAACTACGGTTTTCAGGCGCCGCGTTCGAGCGCGCGTCCGCGCCAGCAGTAAGGGCGAAGGAGCAGACACGATGGCGACACACAACCGCAGCTCGGTGATCCGGGTCGTGGTCGTCGCGCCGGCTGAAGCGATCGACCAAGAGTGGATCCGGGCGCTGGAGGCCGATCCCGAGATTGCGCTGGTGGCCAGCATGGGCGTGTTGCAACGCGGCATCGACGCGGTGCGCGAGCACCAGCCGCATGTGTTGGTGATCGACCGACCGCTGGATCAGGTCGAGCAGTTGATCCAGGCCGCCGCTGCGGTCGCGCCGCAGACGCTGTGCGTGGCGATTCTGCCGCAGCAGGACATGGCGGCCGTGCGACGGCTGGTGGCGGCAGGCGCGCGCGACATTCTGGCCAAGCCTCTGAACCAGCGCGAGCTGGTCGCCAGCCTGCGCCAGGTGGTGCAGAACGAGGAGCACCGCCGCCGGCGCGTGGGCCTGCCCTCGCTGTTGGCGCCGGTGGCGCGGCCCACCAACGGCAAACTGGTGGTGGTGATGGGCCCCAAGGGCGGTGTCGGCGCGACAACGGTGGCGACCAATCTGGCGGTCGCGCTGCGCCAGGTGAGCGGCGCCGAGGTGGCGCTGGCCGATGTATGCCTGCAGTTCGGCGATGTAGCCGTGCTGCTCAATCTGTGGTCGCGTCATACGCTCCACGATCTGGCCGTGCACCACCAGAACATCGACGATGCGCTGCTCGACCGTGTGCTGGTGCCGCACGCCAGCGGCGTCAGGGTCCTGCTGGCGCCCGGCGAGCCGGAACTGACTGCCGACATCGGCGCGGCGCAGATCACCGCTATCATCAAGGCGCTGCGGCAGCGCTTCGCCTTTGTGGTCGTGGATTGTTGGTCGGTGCTGGATGAGGTCACCGAAACGCTGATCAACCTGGCCGATCAGGTGCTGCTGGTGACCACGCCCGAAGTGCCTGCGCTCAAGGATACCAAGCAGGCGCTGGAGTATTTTCAGCGCCACGGCGTTCACCGCGAGCATATCGTGCTGGTGCTCAACCGCTTTCCGAGCGTCAAGGGCGTGACGCTGCAGGATATCCAGCAGCATTTGCGCCATCCGATTCAGGCCAATCTGCCGAGCGACGGCCCGGCGGTGACCTATGCCGCCAACAAGGGCGTGCCGGTGCTGCTCAGCCACCCGCAGAGCTGGGTGGCGCAGAGCTTTCGCAAGCTGGCAGCCTGGATCGCCGGTGATCAGGTGGAGACGATCAGCCTGCCCGCCACCGAGAGCGCCGCCGGTCTGGCCAGCCAGCCGGCAACGCAGCGCGCGCCGCGCTGGCGCTTGGGCCTGCGGAAGTCCGGCCATTGACCGGTGTTGGACGGCATCAAGCATGTACGTCGTGTCTTCAGGAGTACGAGTCTATGCCCCGCTTTCGTCTGCGTCCATCCAATGGCCAGCCCGCCGCCGATGATCTGTCGGCTGTCTTGCCGCTGGCATCACGGCGTACGCCAGCGCCGATCAGCACCGTCACCGAAGAGCAGCGCGCCCTGGTCGCGCGCGTGCAGGAGCGCCTGCTGCGGCAGATCGAGGCGCGTTTCGAGGCCGAAGTGCGTGATCCGGAACGTCTGCAACGC encodes:
- a CDS encoding ParB/RepB/Spo0J family partition protein, with amino-acid sequence MQLVYLHPRQLEPDPEGVREDAGDIAGLAETIREYGLLQPLGVVALGGDRYRVVYGGRRQQAALHLGLERVPCIVLDGDDDLLLRQLIENVQRQDLNDMEKARSFRRLRERFKATDERLSEAELDERVAAAVGLAPRTVRRYLGLLDLPAEVQHLLRSGELSVTQAQHLRRIANPQTQIELARMIVDEGLSAAEVSQLSAYFAANPHLTVDAAMQALANNLELRTTPEPVPTDGAHLSGAAPATTADEADPWAEAQLTNPDAADDPFAAFAGDELPARTRARVARIRSLDQMVDEADRLVRAYHEGDVQKWIQQDEGAAFKLRLLLKQLRTLTRALEALVGDSFDEDDAG
- a CDS encoding enoyl-ACP reductase FabI produces the protein MGLLEGRTALVVGVANDHSIAWGIAKALHREGAQLGFTYLGEALERRVRPLAESLNAALIEPCDLASDEQIAAVMERVRETWGELDILIHSAAFAKTDELRGPYLNTTREGFRIALEISAYSLTALVKAAEPLLTPRAAIITMTYHGSQQVYPNYNVQGVAKAALEASVRYLAADLGPRGIRVNAISAGPIRTLAASAVAGIRDMIKAQEQFAPLRRRVTIDDVGNTAAWLCSDLASGVTGEIIYVDAGAHIMGAAPQLPA
- a CDS encoding TadE/TadG family type IV pilus assembly protein yields the protein MGRSDRPVRGQSLVEFALIAPLALALIVVLIELGVVFSVYIALTNSAREGARAGAIYRYPTPAALFTTPTCNAACHRATVDAARQAAMDAAIMETLGPLIRVSNVDELGPPAQRYRYEATQDTDVFRYGSTLTVTLEYTHPLFFRLFGSQSVRLRAQSEMKIEPGGR
- a CDS encoding TadE/TadG family type IV pilus assembly protein, yielding MFALCRRGQSLVEFAIALPLLALLLSGLVAVGWFLYAHVQVANATREAARAGSLYLSNRFHYTSCFATPSAPCPPGYGTGSQAAGGADCWTLTQWVENALVELQRTSGGCPAGGYNTVVHAFGLLAPTKCPNATAGANCWWLEPLTYDDGTAITGLPLAGKGLKVGVTYRYQLPLLGGPFRLDPVSVRKVVIMRIQNP
- a CDS encoding pilus assembly protein TadG-related protein — encoded protein: MRRSHTRAPGQALVTMVVFALVFLLFVGLAIDSGMLYLERRHLQNIADAACLAAATEIARGGSATQAKSVANQYIIKNLDENARAAFQLPDPLSAIDFVNGVQGSGTNLTRGIEVNGRDVRVAVTFPAYTYFLRLGGIPTYRVLARAHCDATQGGGIWPVAINRFPGYEQDAPNKRIGVANVGAPLPQTYGNGAVPKYLIVRDVLQRQSVNDGILNRGPGLNSACDASMNRNWYDWPALGDPVAKTGPYRDSCAPATPDAPGYEVEMAGNGANPNNGSGATSYTGPLLLDARQISFTPRLFYNGQSAQTSTNTWKDIIVKYILTHYPGPDVLPGQELGVVNGVNSGQILDAIRDKYNVGDEVTVLIYNGQLYLNPDFQLAVVCQAGQGPTAGACNNDGSNNGKFVVRPAPPTPLINPTTCTYDGRYFIGDVNAPTVGPPLDAAHIAPSGSLRPAIYVVQLRPVPNNAYATTVRLTARLSGANATATHSAGDAEGFGQLKVKWEWPGGSTGWQAPDVPVDVDMPLPGGVDVRLSVIQTATEQVPCDPLDPSKPQISVPKRVAGAHTLQVIGRSVGGSATSREHSAYGVLGLQPYPNDYFLSFINDPNGMVKNVGPQVDLQAALQLIDANSPSGTALKWSEMAHSYAVAWYRNGAPYPGTPPGMSAQLDRSGQDPVLKVQVTPGTVAVGEYDIDLEVYGKNSAPITHSTRFHLRVEEDLNASIDAWVVALCYARFRITDMGPPNDVIKGRAISGCLAPEQVTAGLTARLIPW
- the cpaB gene encoding Flp pilus assembly protein CpaB; this encodes MGRRRGWILIVLGLVLAVATGTMVYYLLQQAAPVTAVTPPPPTPIPTKQVPVAARLLPAGTTITVSDIVSRELPLDLPLPGIITDTGALLNQLVVEPIQQDEFFRPAQLRGGDQGPLSKEIPEGRVLVAFPVADLLNQSKVIREGDHLDLLLTLDVSEETPTETRQGKATNYTLQNLRVFRIVRDQPTEDNPNPEPKALLIDMTPQDAVILKFVKDNGGTIDFTLRSPLDTSTFSTEAITQDYLFDNYGFQAPRSSARPRQQ
- a CDS encoding AAA family ATPase; this encodes MATHNRSSVIRVVVVAPAEAIDQEWIRALEADPEIALVASMGVLQRGIDAVREHQPHVLVIDRPLDQVEQLIQAAAAVAPQTLCVAILPQQDMAAVRRLVAAGARDILAKPLNQRELVASLRQVVQNEEHRRRRVGLPSLLAPVARPTNGKLVVVMGPKGGVGATTVATNLAVALRQVSGAEVALADVCLQFGDVAVLLNLWSRHTLHDLAVHHQNIDDALLDRVLVPHASGVRVLLAPGEPELTADIGAAQITAIIKALRQRFAFVVVDCWSVLDEVTETLINLADQVLLVTTPEVPALKDTKQALEYFQRHGVHREHIVLVLNRFPSVKGVTLQDIQQHLRHPIQANLPSDGPAVTYAANKGVPVLLSHPQSWVAQSFRKLAAWIAGDQVETISLPATESAAGLASQPATQRAPRWRLGLRKSGH